Proteins from a genomic interval of Chroococcidiopsis thermalis PCC 7203:
- a CDS encoding PstS family phosphate ABC transporter substrate-binding protein, giving the protein MYLLLGQLVYTSFAGKGFKTVCSPQVSPEIQQAFLQHVVSQHWDSYNPPEPKYRAAYIYQIDSEQTLFGWLYNDGVDELGRGNVPYFICYYISEPLFDFQLANIFTCLERGPVTILDRHQPRAYIKTKVLSNLWDYQPAKAGVSTPLYLRQQSYTDLRQGNLLELFVPIDAQESAVDFPERTYEQQMAHLSIYTSYAIDGLGLEPGHVITADAATIAVDPIASKSQSKPKLPLYQFYKQTLGKDRESKSLIQNGSTNLLSKYKKISTASRDRHSVSANSNSGRWALAGNNFSPVDLKPVALGQTVDNNAERLTWGYKNSQLWLKVGILASAVALGFSLYGLMHSGMSNTDSRVYVASQVKRDRNYKALAAVPNVPLGTFRYGGSTTFAPLRSPTTVATIAQAQPQFELLYTDPYQNRHGSTVGIQMLLTGKLSFAQSSRPIRSAELRQAQQLGFTLEQIPVAIDGIALYANPQVAVTGLTLSQVKDIFTGKIVNWKQLGGSDLPIVPISRDPQVSGTANFLQEKVLAEENFGSNVRLVNTTTDAIRTVAKTPGGISYATASEAVRQQSIDPISLATISPLPLAASNGGFVSPFDLQRKNVANTTAFANGTYPLTRRLYIIVKRDGSVDERAGIAYTNLLFSEEGQQLVEQAGFAPLRLR; this is encoded by the coding sequence ATGTACTTACTTCTCGGTCAACTTGTTTATACCAGCTTTGCAGGCAAAGGATTCAAAACTGTTTGCAGTCCGCAGGTTTCGCCAGAAATTCAGCAAGCTTTCTTGCAACATGTAGTTTCCCAACATTGGGATTCTTACAATCCTCCAGAACCCAAATATCGTGCGGCTTACATATATCAAATCGACTCAGAGCAAACTTTGTTTGGCTGGTTATACAACGATGGCGTGGACGAGCTAGGACGCGGCAACGTACCATATTTTATTTGTTATTACATTTCAGAACCACTGTTTGATTTTCAACTAGCAAATATATTTACTTGTTTGGAGCGAGGACCAGTAACAATCTTAGATCGACATCAGCCTCGCGCATATATAAAAACCAAGGTTTTATCAAATTTGTGGGACTACCAACCAGCAAAAGCAGGGGTGTCAACTCCTCTGTACCTACGACAGCAAAGCTATACAGACTTGCGCCAAGGAAATTTGTTGGAGCTATTTGTACCGATTGACGCACAGGAAAGTGCCGTCGATTTCCCAGAAAGAACTTACGAGCAGCAAATGGCGCATCTCTCTATTTATACTAGTTATGCAATTGATGGCTTAGGGCTTGAACCGGGGCATGTTATTACAGCAGATGCTGCGACTATTGCAGTCGATCCGATCGCCTCTAAGAGTCAGTCAAAACCCAAGTTACCGTTGTATCAGTTCTACAAACAGACATTAGGAAAAGATCGAGAGTCAAAAAGTTTGATTCAGAACGGTTCGACAAATTTATTATCTAAATACAAAAAAATTTCGACTGCCAGCCGCGATCGCCACTCTGTGTCAGCAAATTCTAACTCCGGTCGCTGGGCATTAGCAGGAAATAACTTCTCCCCAGTCGATTTGAAGCCGGTAGCATTAGGACAAACAGTTGATAATAACGCCGAACGCCTGACTTGGGGTTATAAAAACTCTCAACTTTGGCTCAAAGTTGGCATTTTAGCAAGTGCGGTAGCGCTCGGGTTTTCGCTATACGGTCTGATGCATTCGGGTATGTCTAATACCGATTCGCGAGTCTACGTAGCATCGCAAGTCAAGCGCGATCGAAACTACAAAGCTTTGGCAGCAGTTCCTAACGTCCCTTTAGGCACGTTTCGATATGGTGGCTCTACCACTTTTGCGCCACTGCGATCGCCCACAACTGTCGCGACGATTGCCCAAGCTCAGCCACAATTTGAACTACTCTACACCGATCCTTATCAAAATAGACATGGCTCTACCGTAGGCATCCAAATGTTGCTAACAGGTAAACTCAGCTTCGCACAATCTTCTCGCCCGATTCGATCGGCAGAATTAAGACAAGCCCAACAACTCGGTTTTACTTTAGAACAAATTCCCGTGGCGATTGATGGCATTGCTCTATATGCCAATCCTCAAGTTGCCGTTACCGGGTTAACTCTGTCCCAAGTTAAAGATATTTTCACTGGGAAGATCGTTAACTGGAAACAACTCGGTGGTTCGGATTTACCGATCGTACCCATTAGCCGCGATCCTCAAGTCAGCGGTACTGCTAATTTTCTGCAAGAAAAAGTTCTAGCAGAAGAAAACTTTGGCTCCAACGTGCGATTAGTTAACACGACAACCGATGCTATCCGTACCGTCGCCAAAACTCCAGGCGGAATCAGCTACGCTACTGCCTCAGAAGCAGTTCGCCAGCAGAGCATAGATCCTATTTCTTTAGCAACCATCTCTCCCTTGCCACTGGCTGCGAGTAACGGTGGCTTTGTTTCTCCTTTCGATCTGCAACGCAAAAATGTCGCTAATACTACAGCTTTTGCTAACGGTACTTATCCCTTAACTCGTCGCCTTTACATCATCGTCAAGCGAGATGGCAGCGTTGACGAACGCGCTGGGATTGCCTACACAAATTTATTGTTTTCTGAAGAAGGACAGCAACTCGTGGAGCAAGCTGGTTTTGCCCCCTTGCGCCTACGCTGA
- a CDS encoding GAF domain-containing protein, with translation MSQIPFHFAEQYSTRRRTPTSQCIQINNFSSIKIHDSRDNYPPSCRNNPDPGTKLSKHRLWWQKSSFRTKLVALIIAVGILPVLTDKTLAQADDRLVPQFNAQAEARVDNPDLADSPTQLPVTLLIETVVASLLLIGLLTAFFANRAMRPAKSAVDAGEKPKLEPDESYSPLAILNSAALEKVDVSHQQIATIESAKIATEISLKFRQAQYLNELLKTATKELRRALSADRVFVYQFNPDWSGNVVAESVLPGLPSCLKIKITDTYFSESNEGVEKYINGRICVTHDIYGGELTDCHIKLLEQFAIKAQMVAPITKNGQLFGLLIVNQCSEPRVWLPHEVELFSHLAKQVGVASEQVTFLEKQEADAERADLLTEITLRIQQAQFLEELLKTAVKEVRRAIKTDRVVVYGLDSSNWDGIVVAESVAPGWPQTLRVRIDDPCMREKYAEIYKQGHVTVIDDIYQAGRVEDCYRRLLEQFAVKANLVAPILKNNELLGLLIAHHCSEPRNWQQEEIDLFVQLATQIGFAIDRVSLMEEMETDEE, from the coding sequence ATGAGTCAAATCCCTTTCCATTTTGCCGAGCAGTATTCCACCCGTAGACGTACCCCTACCTCTCAATGTATCCAAATTAATAATTTTAGCAGTATAAAAATTCACGACTCTAGAGATAATTATCCGCCATCTTGCCGGAATAATCCAGACCCAGGGACTAAGCTTTCCAAGCATCGCCTTTGGTGGCAAAAAAGCAGTTTTAGAACCAAGCTCGTAGCGTTAATTATTGCTGTTGGAATTTTGCCAGTTTTGACTGACAAAACCCTTGCGCAAGCCGACGATCGCCTAGTCCCGCAGTTTAATGCCCAAGCTGAAGCCCGCGTGGACAATCCAGACCTGGCTGATTCTCCCACTCAGCTACCAGTGACTCTTTTAATTGAAACTGTTGTCGCATCGCTGCTACTAATTGGTTTGTTGACTGCTTTTTTTGCTAATCGAGCTATGCGTCCAGCAAAATCTGCTGTCGATGCAGGTGAAAAGCCAAAATTAGAACCGGATGAATCTTACTCTCCGCTAGCAATTCTCAATAGTGCAGCACTGGAAAAGGTGGATGTTAGCCATCAACAAATTGCCACGATTGAGTCAGCTAAAATAGCGACGGAAATTTCGCTCAAATTTCGACAAGCACAATATCTCAACGAGTTATTAAAAACCGCTACGAAGGAACTACGTCGCGCTCTCAGTGCCGATCGAGTTTTCGTGTATCAATTTAATCCTGACTGGAGTGGTAATGTTGTCGCTGAATCTGTTTTACCTGGCTTACCTTCCTGCTTAAAGATTAAAATTACCGACACATATTTTTCTGAATCGAACGAGGGCGTAGAAAAGTATATCAATGGTCGAATTTGCGTAACTCACGATATTTATGGGGGAGAACTGACTGATTGTCATATTAAATTGTTAGAACAGTTTGCGATCAAAGCGCAGATGGTAGCGCCAATTACCAAAAACGGTCAACTATTTGGTTTATTGATTGTTAATCAATGTTCTGAACCTAGAGTTTGGCTACCTCATGAAGTTGAGTTATTCTCCCATTTGGCAAAACAGGTAGGAGTAGCATCCGAACAAGTTACATTTTTAGAAAAGCAGGAAGCCGATGCCGAACGTGCCGATTTACTCACAGAAATTACTTTGCGAATTCAGCAAGCTCAATTTTTAGAAGAGTTACTGAAAACTGCTGTGAAAGAAGTCAGGCGTGCGATCAAAACCGATCGCGTAGTCGTTTACGGTCTAGATTCTAGTAATTGGGATGGCATTGTCGTGGCAGAGTCTGTTGCCCCAGGCTGGCCCCAAACTTTAAGAGTGAGAATTGACGATCCTTGCATGAGAGAAAAGTATGCCGAAATCTACAAGCAAGGTCATGTCACAGTCATTGATGATATTTACCAAGCGGGACGAGTTGAAGACTGCTATCGCCGATTATTAGAGCAGTTTGCAGTTAAAGCTAATTTGGTAGCACCAATCTTGAAAAACAATGAGTTACTGGGATTATTAATTGCCCATCACTGTTCCGAACCGAGAAATTGGCAACAGGAAGAAATTGACTTATTTGTTCAGTTAGCGACGCAAATAGGATTTGCGATCGATCGAGTCAGCTTGATGGAAGAAATGGAGACAGACGAGGAGTAG
- a CDS encoding HAD hydrolase-like protein, which produces MTIKVIFFDFDGTIADTLHSIVGITNRLAVEFGHKPISTAEIAQIKNLSSRQIIKQSGISILKFPLLVAKVKSELNAEISKIQPFPEIKETLLELRKRVDKVGILSSNSKDNIFAFLELNDMDYLFDFIYTEAALFSKSRVIKKILKQEKIAPSESVYIGDETRDIEAAKRSKVTAIAVSWGFNSAAALEQYQPDFLIHQPAELIAAIDKLKTS; this is translated from the coding sequence ATGACCATTAAGGTGATCTTTTTTGATTTTGACGGTACTATTGCCGATACACTTCACTCCATTGTCGGTATTACTAATCGCTTAGCTGTAGAATTCGGACATAAACCCATTAGCACTGCAGAAATTGCTCAGATTAAAAACCTGAGTTCGCGTCAAATTATCAAACAATCAGGAATTTCAATTCTCAAATTTCCCTTGTTAGTTGCTAAAGTCAAATCAGAGCTGAATGCAGAAATTTCTAAAATTCAACCTTTTCCCGAGATTAAAGAAACTTTACTCGAATTGAGAAAACGAGTCGATAAAGTCGGCATCCTGAGTTCTAACTCTAAAGATAATATTTTTGCTTTTTTGGAACTCAATGATATGGATTATTTATTTGATTTTATTTATACAGAAGCCGCTCTCTTCAGTAAAAGTAGAGTCATCAAAAAGATTTTGAAGCAAGAGAAGATTGCACCGTCAGAGAGCGTCTATATCGGAGATGAAACCAGAGACATAGAAGCAGCAAAAAGAAGTAAAGTCACTGCGATCGCCGTTAGTTGGGGTTTCAACTCCGCCGCAGCCCTGGAACAATATCAGCCCGATTTTCTCATTCACCAACCAGCAGAACTCATCGCGGCGATCGATAAATTAAAGACTAGTTGA
- the queG gene encoding tRNA epoxyqueuosine(34) reductase QueG — protein MTNLTSDQIKQKALELGFHKVGIAAVEAVGTAERQRLQAWLQLGYQADMAWMANPKREDIRLVMPEVRSLICVALNYYTPHQHSTDPTNAKISRYGWGRDYHKVLHKKLKALSQWLRSQAADIQTRFYADTGPIQDKAWAQQAGIGWIAKNGNVITREYGSWVFLGEVLTDLVLTPDRPHTQHCGNCTRCIEACPTQAITQPFVVDANRCIAYHTIENRAEKLPEAIASRLDGWVAGCDICQDVCPWNQRFARTTDINEFHPYAHNLAPKLTELATIEDGEWDRRFTGSALRRVKPEMLRRNARANLESSATIVYSDSL, from the coding sequence ATGACTAACTTAACCAGCGACCAAATCAAACAAAAAGCCTTAGAATTGGGGTTTCACAAAGTCGGCATTGCCGCAGTGGAAGCAGTAGGAACTGCGGAGCGGCAGAGGTTGCAAGCTTGGCTGCAACTGGGATACCAAGCAGATATGGCATGGATGGCAAACCCCAAGCGCGAGGATATTCGTTTAGTCATGCCAGAAGTGCGATCGCTAATTTGCGTGGCGCTCAACTATTACACTCCTCACCAGCATTCTACAGATCCAACAAATGCAAAAATTTCTCGTTATGGCTGGGGTAGAGATTATCACAAAGTATTGCATAAAAAGCTCAAAGCCTTGAGTCAGTGGTTGCGATCGCAAGCAGCAGATATCCAAACGCGGTTCTATGCTGATACGGGTCCAATTCAAGATAAAGCGTGGGCGCAACAGGCAGGTATCGGTTGGATTGCTAAAAATGGTAATGTGATTACACGAGAATATGGTTCTTGGGTATTTTTGGGTGAAGTGTTGACTGACCTAGTTTTGACCCCAGATCGACCCCATACGCAACATTGCGGTAATTGTACTCGCTGCATAGAGGCATGTCCCACACAAGCAATTACGCAGCCTTTTGTTGTCGATGCCAATCGCTGCATTGCTTATCATACAATCGAAAATCGTGCCGAAAAGCTACCTGAAGCGATCGCTTCCCGTCTTGACGGTTGGGTAGCTGGTTGCGATATTTGTCAAGATGTTTGTCCTTGGAACCAGCGTTTTGCTCGCACGACAGATATCAATGAATTTCATCCTTATGCACACAATCTCGCACCAAAACTCACAGAACTAGCAACAATAGAAGACGGCGAGTGGGATCGGCGCTTTACAGGTTCAGCCTTGCGGCGGGTCAAACCCGAAATGCTGAGAAGGAACGCCCGTGCTAATCTTGAATCGTCGGCTACGATTGTTTATTCCGATTCACTGTAA
- a CDS encoding orange carotenoid protein N-terminal domain-containing protein has translation MTYTTESAFSFASNRLNSDFQLADAVPATISLVKRLSTDDQLALLWYAYTEMGRSITPAAPGAARLQLAEGLLNSLKQMSHAQQLEAMRDLVERKNTPISRSYGILSNNTKLAFWYELSELMVQGFVVPMPTGYQPSRDVNETLATIKQLDFGQQITVLRKLVADMGVDPLAD, from the coding sequence ATGACGTATACAACCGAATCAGCTTTTTCTTTTGCTTCCAATCGCCTTAACTCTGATTTTCAGCTAGCTGATGCCGTGCCTGCTACCATTTCTTTGGTGAAGCGCCTCAGCACCGACGACCAATTAGCGCTGCTATGGTACGCTTACACGGAAATGGGTCGTTCTATCACGCCTGCGGCTCCTGGGGCAGCTCGATTGCAACTTGCAGAAGGTTTGCTCAATTCTTTGAAACAAATGTCTCACGCTCAGCAGTTAGAGGCAATGCGCGACTTGGTAGAGCGAAAAAACACTCCAATTAGCCGCAGCTACGGTATTTTAAGCAATAACACTAAATTAGCTTTTTGGTATGAGTTATCAGAGCTAATGGTTCAAGGTTTTGTCGTTCCTATGCCTACAGGATACCAGCCTTCTCGCGATGTGAATGAAACACTGGCAACGATTAAACAGCTCGATTTCGGTCAACAAATTACCGTTTTGCGGAAACTTGTCGCTGATATGGGTGTCGATCCTTTAGCAGATTAG
- a CDS encoding ketosteroid isomerase family protein: MNRMEASTRSPQDTVQQIAGITESTIIRYFDTLNTENYQACANLFATDGVMYPPFEEGIVGREAIASFLQREAQGMKLEPERGISQVVEGDLEVQVVGKVQTPLFGVNVSWFFLLNSQQEIAATKIKLLASPQELLSLKR, encoded by the coding sequence ATGAATCGCATGGAAGCATCAACGCGATCGCCGCAGGATACGGTACAACAAATAGCAGGAATTACAGAATCTACCATTATTCGTTACTTTGACACATTAAACACAGAAAATTATCAAGCCTGTGCAAATTTATTCGCTACAGATGGAGTGATGTATCCTCCTTTTGAAGAAGGAATTGTGGGACGAGAGGCGATCGCTTCCTTCTTGCAACGGGAAGCCCAGGGGATGAAGTTGGAGCCAGAGCGAGGAATTTCCCAGGTTGTGGAAGGCGATTTAGAGGTGCAAGTCGTGGGGAAAGTGCAAACCCCTCTGTTTGGCGTGAACGTTTCTTGGTTCTTTTTACTCAATTCTCAGCAAGAAATTGCTGCCACCAAAATCAAACTCTTAGCCTCACCGCAGGAGTTGTTGAGTTTGAAGCGGTAG
- a CDS encoding response regulator produces the protein MSKIRVALIEDHDLTRVGIRTALQQRQELEVVGEAANASEGLQLLQTVHPDIAIVDIGLPDKDGIELTREIKAAASEGEGFTTKVLILTLRDNREAVLAAFAAGADSYCMKDISFDNLLEALRVTHSGNAWIDPAIARIVLQQVKPAPAEVPAAVVAEVSKEDKDNKTVAIHAADEDYDQMLAAYPLTERELEVLQLIVEGCSNAVIAEKLYITVGTVKTHVRNILNKLCADDRTQAAVRALRSGLVG, from the coding sequence ATGAGTAAAATTCGCGTTGCTTTAATTGAAGACCACGACCTCACTCGCGTCGGGATCAGAACAGCACTACAACAGCGGCAAGAACTTGAAGTGGTAGGCGAAGCTGCCAACGCTAGCGAGGGTTTGCAGTTATTGCAGACAGTCCATCCCGATATTGCGATCGTGGATATCGGTTTACCTGATAAAGATGGCATTGAACTAACTAGGGAGATTAAGGCAGCCGCAAGCGAGGGAGAAGGATTCACTACCAAAGTTTTGATCTTGACTTTGCGAGACAATCGAGAAGCAGTGTTAGCTGCTTTTGCGGCGGGGGCTGATTCTTATTGCATGAAGGATATTAGTTTCGATAACTTACTAGAAGCATTGCGCGTCACCCACAGCGGTAATGCTTGGATCGATCCCGCGATCGCCCGCATTGTTTTACAGCAAGTCAAACCCGCACCTGCCGAAGTTCCTGCTGCTGTAGTCGCCGAAGTTAGTAAAGAAGACAAAGACAACAAAACTGTTGCTATCCACGCAGCTGATGAAGACTACGACCAAATGTTAGCTGCTTACCCCCTCACCGAAAGAGAATTAGAGGTATTGCAACTAATTGTAGAAGGTTGTAGTAATGCCGTAATTGCGGAAAAACTATACATCACCGTCGGTACGGTAAAAACTCACGTCCGTAACATTCTGAATAAGCTCTGTGCCGATGACCGCACTCAAGCCGCAGTCCGCGCTCTCAGATCTGGATTGGTTGGTTAG
- a CDS encoding PAS domain-containing sensor histidine kinase gives MSQIETVPGELWQTIHPEDRDRYYQQRQQAIACQQAYTVSYRVLAADGNYYWWQEQVIPEASDVPDRQVTCIDRTEVNSTEPESAKTPIKTAQLEAVQQRFQDLVNGLEDTIVWEYDAATARFTFVSQSAAEILGYPVEQWLEQPNFWQNLVHPEDRANVVHFYHQEKRERDCSLEYRCIAADGRVVWLRDRLHFARDREEKSKLRGLMLDITAAKQTEAELRESEARFRTMADGAPVMIWMAGTDSLWEFANQSWLNFTGRSLKQELGEGWTEAVHPQDVSRCVKTYLSAFHSRQEFAQEFRLRRADGKYRWIFEKGSPRFTPDGSFAGYIGCCLDISDRKVSEDALKTRAEELTYLTTVLAQTNATLEKRNQELDQFAYVASHDLKAPLRAIANLSGWIEEDLSDKLTADTRHQMNLLRGRVHRMEALINGLLQYSRVGRMDTPKFEVSVGDLLAEVVDSLSPPETFSIEIAPMPTIVTEKLPLQQVFTNLISNAIKYHPRQDGRVSISVQEYASNYEFVVADDGDGIAPEYHDKVFGIFQTLSPRDTIESTGIGLAIVKKIVEQQGGTIRLKSQPGQGAAFYFTWKK, from the coding sequence ATGAGCCAAATAGAAACAGTTCCTGGGGAACTTTGGCAGACCATCCATCCTGAAGATCGCGATCGCTATTACCAGCAACGGCAGCAAGCGATCGCTTGCCAGCAGGCTTACACTGTCTCCTACAGAGTTTTGGCAGCAGATGGAAACTATTATTGGTGGCAAGAACAAGTTATCCCAGAAGCGAGTGACGTACCGGATCGGCAAGTCACTTGTATCGATCGAACCGAAGTAAACTCGACCGAACCGGAATCGGCAAAGACACCAATAAAAACAGCACAACTAGAAGCCGTACAACAGAGATTTCAAGATTTAGTCAACGGGCTGGAAGACACAATCGTTTGGGAATACGATGCAGCAACGGCGCGATTTACCTTCGTCAGTCAAAGTGCAGCAGAAATTTTAGGCTATCCTGTGGAGCAGTGGTTAGAGCAGCCGAACTTTTGGCAGAATCTCGTTCACCCTGAAGATCGGGCAAATGTAGTACATTTTTACCACCAGGAAAAGCGAGAGCGCGATTGTAGTTTGGAATACCGATGCATAGCCGCAGATGGACGTGTGGTGTGGTTGCGCGATCGCCTGCACTTTGCCCGCGATCGCGAGGAAAAATCTAAACTGCGGGGATTGATGTTGGATATCACCGCAGCCAAGCAAACAGAAGCAGAATTACGGGAAAGCGAAGCTCGATTTCGCACGATGGCAGACGGCGCACCCGTGATGATCTGGATGGCTGGGACTGATAGTTTGTGGGAGTTTGCCAATCAGTCTTGGTTAAATTTTACCGGACGCAGCTTAAAACAGGAATTGGGAGAAGGTTGGACGGAAGCAGTACACCCGCAAGATGTCTCTCGTTGCGTGAAAACTTATTTATCAGCTTTTCACAGTCGGCAAGAGTTCGCGCAAGAATTTCGCCTGCGACGGGCGGATGGTAAGTACCGTTGGATCTTTGAAAAAGGCAGTCCTCGGTTTACCCCCGACGGAAGTTTTGCCGGATATATTGGCTGCTGTTTGGATATTAGCGATCGCAAAGTTTCGGAAGACGCACTCAAAACGCGGGCAGAGGAATTAACTTATCTCACAACCGTACTAGCGCAAACTAACGCGACGTTAGAAAAGCGCAATCAAGAATTAGATCAGTTTGCTTATGTTGCTTCTCACGATCTCAAAGCACCATTGAGAGCGATCGCCAATTTATCAGGATGGATTGAAGAAGATCTATCAGACAAACTGACAGCAGACACGCGCCACCAAATGAACTTACTACGGGGGCGCGTCCATCGCATGGAAGCCTTAATTAACGGATTACTGCAATATTCCCGCGTCGGACGAATGGACACGCCAAAATTTGAAGTTTCTGTAGGAGATTTGTTAGCAGAGGTCGTTGACTCCCTCTCTCCACCTGAAACGTTCTCAATTGAGATTGCACCCATGCCGACAATCGTGACTGAAAAATTACCTTTACAACAAGTCTTTACTAATTTAATTAGCAACGCCATTAAATACCACCCCAGGCAGGATGGCAGAGTCAGTATTTCCGTGCAAGAGTATGCCTCAAATTATGAATTTGTCGTAGCCGATGATGGGGACGGAATTGCGCCCGAGTACCACGACAAGGTATTTGGTATTTTCCAGACCCTGTCGCCCCGTGACACAATCGAAAGCACGGGAATCGGCTTAGCGATCGTCAAAAAAATTGTCGAACAACAAGGAGGTACTATTCGGCTAAAATCACAGCCAGGACAAGGAGCAGCTTTTTATTTTACTTGGAAGAAGTGA
- a CDS encoding response regulator — MKDKMIHILLVEDDEVDVMNVKRAFKKNNITNSLYTASDGIEALSILRGSEGEPSPIPQERRLILLDLNMPRMNGIEFLRELRGDDNLKQIPVVMLTTSNEDRDKVEAYNLNVAGYILKPVTFDNFVQVMATLNNYWTLSEMP; from the coding sequence ATGAAAGACAAAATGATTCATATTCTACTTGTCGAGGATGACGAAGTGGATGTCATGAACGTAAAAAGAGCGTTTAAGAAAAATAACATTACCAATTCACTCTACACAGCTAGTGATGGGATAGAAGCATTGTCAATCTTGCGAGGAAGTGAAGGCGAACCATCGCCAATCCCGCAAGAGCGGCGATTGATTTTATTAGATTTAAACATGCCCAGAATGAATGGAATTGAATTTTTACGAGAATTGCGAGGTGATGACAATCTCAAGCAGATCCCTGTCGTTATGTTGACGACATCTAACGAAGACAGAGATAAAGTTGAGGCTTACAACCTGAATGTTGCTGGATATATTCTCAAACCAGTCACGTTTGATAACTTTGTCCAAGTCATGGCAACGCTGAATAATTATTGGACCTTAAGTGAAATGCCTTAA